A region of Toxorhynchites rutilus septentrionalis strain SRP chromosome 1, ASM2978413v1, whole genome shotgun sequence DNA encodes the following proteins:
- the LOC129762384 gene encoding 26S proteasome regulatory subunit 8, with amino-acid sequence MTQASKMEVDSPKGEGFRSYYIQKIEELQLIVAEKNQNLRRLQAQRNELNAKVRMLREELQLLQEQGSYVGEVVKPMDKKKVLVKVHPEGKFVVDIDKNIDINDVTPNCRVALRNESYTLHKILPNKVDPLVSLMMVEKVPDSTYEMVGGLDKQIKEIKEVIELPVKHPELFDALGIAQPKGVLLYGPPGTGKTLLARAVAHHTECTFIRVSGSELVQKFIGEGSRMVRELFVMAREHAPSIIFMDEIDSIGSSRIESGSGGDSEVQRTMLELLNQLDGFEATKNIKVIMATNRIDILDPALLRPGRIDRKIEFPPPNEEARLDILKIHSRKMNLTRGINLRKIAELMPGASGAEVKGVCTEAGMYALRERRVHVTQEDFEMAVAKVMQKDSEKNMSIKKLWK; translated from the exons ATGACACAAGCATCTAAG ATGGAGGTGGATTCTCCCAAAGGGGAAGGCTTCCGGTCGTACTACATCCAGAAGATCGAAGAGCTCCAGCTGATCGTCGCGGAGAAAAATCAAAATCTCCGCCGTCTGCAGGCTCAACGTAACGAGCTCAATGCAAAAGTGCGCATGCTGCGGGAggagttgcagctcctccaggAGCAGGGCAGCTACGTGGGGGAGGTGGTGAAGCCAATGGACAAAAAGAAGGTCCTCGTCAAGGTGCACCCGGAGGGAAAGTTTGTGGTCGATATTGACAAAAACATCGACATCAACGATGTCACACCGAACTGCCGTGTGGCGCTCCGAAACGAGAGCTACACTCTGCACAAGATTTTGCCGAACAAGGTCGACCCGCTGGTGTCCCTCATGATGGTCGAGAAGGTACCCGATTCGACATACGAAATGGTTGGTGGGCTCGATAAGCAAATCAAGGAGATTAAAGAGGTTATTGAGTTGCCCGTGAAGCATCCGGAACTGTTTGATGCGTTGGGCATTGCCCAGCCGAAGGGAGTGCTTCTGTACGGACCTCCGGGAACAGGAAAGACACTTCTTGCGAGAGCAGTCGCTCACCACACCGAGTGCACATTCATTCGTGTTTCCGGTTCTGAGTTGGTGCAGAAATTCATTGGTGAAGGTTCCCGTATGGTGCGAGAATTGTTCGTCATGGCAAG AGAACACGCTCCTTCCATCATCTTCATGGATGAAATCGATTCGATCGGATCGTCCCGTATTGAAAGCGGAAGCGGTGGCGACAGCGAGGTGCAGCGCACCATGTTGGAACTGTTGAACCAGTTGGATGGATTTGAGGCAACCAAGAACATCAAAGTCATTATGGCGACCAATCGGATCGATATTCTGGACCCTGCCTTGCTGCGCCCCGGTCGCATCGATCGTAAAATCGAATTTCCGCCACCAAACGAGGAGGCTCGGTTGGACATTCTGAAGATTCACTCGCGCAAAATGAATCTGACGCGTGGTATTAATCTGCGTAAGATCGCCGAACTGATGCCGGGTGCATCCGGTGCCGAGGTGAAGGGTGTGTGCACCGAAGCGGGAATGTATGCACTGCGAGAGCGTCGTGTTCATGTGACCCAGGAAGACTTCGAGATGGCCGTCGCGAAGGTCATGCAGAAGGACTCGGAGAAGAACATGTCGATTAAGAAACTGTGGAAGTAA